The region TAGATTCAGTTGCCCAAATCGGGTCGCCAGAGAACAGTTCATCATATTCAGGAGTACGCAGGAAGCGAACCATACGCAGTTTCATGACCAGGTGGTCAATCATTTCCTGAGCGTCTTGCTCAGTGATTTTGCCTGCTTTCAGGTCACGTTCGATGTACACGTCCAGGAAGGTGGATACGCGGCCGAAGGACATTGCAGCGCCGTTTTGAGACTTAACAGCGGCCAGGTAACCGAAGTAGGTCCACTGGATTGCTTCCTGAGCGTTGGTAGCCGGACCAGAGATATCGCAACCGTATTTCGCTGCCATCTCTTTGATCTGACCCAGTGCGCGATGCTGTTCAGCAATTTCTTCACGCAGACGGATAGTCGCTTCCAGGTTTACGCCATTTTCCAGATCAGACTGCAGAGACTGGAACTGAGCGTATTTGTCTTTCATCAGGAAGTCGATGCCGTACAGCGCAACGCGACGGTAGTCACCAATGATACGACCGCGGCCGTAAGCATCCGGCAGACCAGTCAGAACACCGGATTTACGGCAGTTCAGAATGTCTTTGGTGTAAACATCGAATACACCCTGGTTATGGGTTTTACGGTATTCGGTGAAGATTTTTTTAAGTTGCGGATCCAGTTCGCGGTTGTACGCTTTGCAGGAACCTTCAACCATTTTGATGCCGCCGAACGGAATGATTGCGCGTTTCAGCGGAGCTTCAGTTTGCAGGCCAACGATTTTCTCTAACGATTTGTTGATGTAACCAGCGTCGTGAGAAGTGATGGTTGATGCAATGGAGGTGTCAAAATCAACTGGCGCGTGGGTGCGGTTTTCCAGTTTAACGCCTTCCATGACCTTGTCCCACAGTTTGGTGGTCGCTTCAGTAGCGCCAGCCAGGAAGGACTCATCGCCTTCGTACGGGGTGTAGTTTTTCTGGATAAAGTCACGTACGTTGACTTCTTTCTGCCAGTCACCTTTCGCAAAACCTTCCCAGGCTGTGGCTAATTTTTCATTAAGCTCGGACATGTAACACCTACCTTCTTAAGTGGATTTTTTATTTACTGCCTGGAACAACCATTAATGATGATCGTTGCCACGCAGGTAAATGACCCAGTATGTCAACCCGACTAATAATCCTCCACCGATGATATTCCCGATTGTTACGGGGATCAGGTTATCAGTGATGAAATTCATAATGGTCAGGTGTGAGAAATTTTCCGGGCTGGAACCTACAGCGGTCCAGAACTCCGGGCTTGCAAAGTTGCGAATTACAATACCCATCGGGATCATAAACATATTCGCGATACTGTGTTCAAAACCGCTGGCAACAAACATCGCCACCGGCAGAACCATAATCATGGCTTTATCCATCAGGCTGCGACCGGAATAACTCATCCACACGGCCATACAAACCATCAGGTTAGCCAGAATGCCCAGCGCCACGGCTTCAATAAATGTGTGGTGTACTTTATGGTCTGCGGTTTGTAGCACGTTTAAGCCCCAGCCGCCGTTGGCGACCATGTACTCGCCAGACAACCACATTAACAACACAAACAGCAGCGCACCCACCAGGTTGCCGACATAGACGTTAATCCAGTTGCGGGCCAGTTGCCCCCAGGTAATACGTCCACTGGCTTTAGCCACGACAATCAGTACGGTTGAAGTAAAGAGATCTGCACCGCAAATGATGCAAAGAATCAGCCCCAGGGAGAAGCAGACACCACCGATCAGTTTAGCAATACCATACGGCATTGCACCGGAACCTGTAGTGGCGGTGATGTAGAAAACGAAAGCAATGGAGATAAACACACCTGCGGTAATCGCAAGATAGAAAGTCTTAAGCGGATGTTTAGTCGCTTTATAGACACCAGCTTCTTCGGCAACTTTGGCCATCTCGGCTGGAAGAATAAGATCAAAAGGGTTGTCAGCTTTCACACTAACTCTCTCTTTATTAAGTCGGCGACGAGATACTAACAAAGCATTATAGAAGAGAATTTGATATGGATCATATCTCGCCTGGCTTATAGGACCGCAAAGAGCGTTGTTTTTCTACGAATGCGGAGTAAATTGTTGATTATCAAAATAAAAATAAAGTTTAAAAATTGCAAAATGAGTTGAAATTTTTTATGTGACCTCCCAAAAAACAGTTAATTAAAATGGAGTAATTGCCATAAGAAGTAACAATATTAGTTGGAGTGGATAATTATATTTACCCATATTTAACTTTAATATTACATATGGCAGTCATTGCCAAAAAATAAATAAAACGGGGCAATGAAATTGCCCCGTAATATAGCGTAGACCACTCATTAAGCCTACATATTGTCGTGCTACTTGTCGTTATTTCGACCAGAATGCCCGTTTGGCTCGTTGTAATTTTTCGTAAGCCGCTAACAGCGACTGATGCGCCGGGAATGCCTGCAGGGAACCGTCTGCCGGTTGCAGGTCGTAGAACGGCGCTTCACCGCTTAATGCGGCGCTGGCGGCTTCAACCGCTTGCGCACCATACATACGTACGAATGCATTCAGGTATTGCAGCGGCTCGCGCTCCTCTTCCTGCGCCAGTAATAATAATGTCTGCAGACAGCGGTAGTAGTTGGCCCGTTCGGCGCTAAAGATCGAGGCATTGAATTCCATCGTCCATTCAGTCCAGGCTAATGCCTGATCCAAATCGCCGCCTGCCAGCGCCAGCATCGCTTTTAGTTCACCAATGCGCAGCGTGTACCAGCCATTGTCTTTACCGGTCGCCAGACCCAACAGCTCGCGAACGCGGGTGAAGTCATCATGACCTTCGTCATCAAGCTGCGCGATAAGGCTGAGGTACTCCTCTTTTTCCCATTCACTGCCAGGCAAAGAGAGAATTGTTTCGCGCAAATGGCTGCCCATGGTGTTGTTCGCCAGCCACAGATCTTCGGCCGGATAAATATCGGACATGCCAGGCACCAGAATACGGCAGGCGTAAACACCCAGATGCTCATAATCGGCAATATAGACTTCTTTATCTTCTGCCTTAAAGATAGCCATGAGTGTGGCGAACTCTTCTTCCGTCGTGCCTGCGAAGCTCCAGTCAACAAACGGATAATCCGCATCCTGCTTGAACAGATCCCAGGAGATCAAACCGCTGGAGTCGATAAAGTGCGTCTCGAGGTTGGCATGCTCGGCCACTTCTTCATCATCAAAGGTTGGCGGTGTGAAGACATCCAGATCTTTCAACCCGCGGCCTTGCAGCAGCTCGGTAACAGTACGCTCGAGCGCCACACCGAAATCAGGGTGCGCGCCAAAAGAGGCAAAACAGGTGCCGTTGGCCGGGTTGAACAGGACAACACAGATAACCGGGTATTTACCGCCCAGGGAACCGTCGTAAGCGAAGATCGGGAAACCTTCCGCTTCCAGTTTGGCAATCGCTTCGACAACGCCCGGGTAGCGTGCCAGCACATCCTGCGGAATTTCTGGCAGGCTGATGCTCTCGGCAATAATGCGATTTTTAATATGGCGTTCGAACACTTCTGACAGCCCCTGCACGCGGGCTTCATTGCGTGTGTTCCCGGCGGACATGCCGTTAGAAACATATAAGTTGCCGACGATATTCATCGGGATATAAACCGTCTGCTCATCAGACTGGCGGGTAAACGGCAGGGCACAGATACCGCGCTCATCATTGCCGGATTGCAGATCAACGAGCATCCCGGCGGCCAGTTCGTTCTGCGGATCGTAGTAGGCGCGCAGACGCGCATCCAGAATGCCTTCCGGCAGAGAATCATCTTCCGGCAGCGGGAACCATTTCTCATTCGGATAATGAACGAACGGGCTCTGAGCGATAGCATCACCCAGCCAGAAATCAGCGAAGAAGTAGTTGGTGGACAGACGCTCGAAATACTCGCCCAGCGCAGAGGCCAGCGCGGCTTTTTTGGTCGCACCTTTACCGTTGGTGAAGCACAGCGCGCACTCTTTATCGCGAATATGCACTGACCAGACGTTTGGCACCGGATTCAGCCATGAGGCCTCTTCGATGTTAAAACCGAGATCGGTGAGCTTTTGCTGGAAGCGAGCGATGGAATCTTCCAGCGCGGCGTCTTTGCCGGGAATAAATGTTTGAGTCATGGCGGTCACTTTTTTCGTACGTAAAGCGCGCAATGATACGGGTTTTGCGTGACTGACGCTATCTTCCACGTCTGACCGACGAAAATAAAACTTATGGCTATGATTAAGAAAAGTAACGACTGTTCAGGCATAAAAAATGAAAGCGTTTGATCTGCATCGCATGGCGCTCGACAAGGTCCCTCTTGAGTTTCTCGGGGAAGTCGCACTGCGTAGTGTCTATACCTTTGTTTTGGTCTTTTTATTTCTCAAAATCACCGGACGACGCGGCGTACGCCAGATGTCCCTGTTTGAGGTGCTGATAATCCTGACTCTGGGATCGGCGGCCGGGGATGTCGCTTTTTACGACGATGTTCCCATGCTGCCGGTGCTGGTGGTTTTTATCACTTTAGCGTTGCTCTACCGGTTTGTGATGTGGCTGATGTCGCACAGCGAAAAGCTGGAAGATTTGCTGGAAGGCAAACCGGTTGTCATTGTTGAGAATGGCGAACTGGCCTGGGAAAAGGTGCATGCGGCGAACATGACCGAGTTCGAGTTCTTTATGGAGCTACGTTTAAATGGCGTGGAACAACTCGGACAGATTCGTCTGGCAATAATGGAAACCAACGGTCAAATCAGCGTTTATTACTTCCCGGACGATGAGGTGAAACCCGGGTTATGTATTTTGCCTGAAGGTTGCAGTGAGCGTTTCACAACGGTTCCCGAAGCGGGGGATTATGTTTGTGTCCGCTGCAGTAAAATTGTCGCCATGCATAAAGGGGAAAAGCAATCTTGTCCGCGTTGTGCAAATCCGGAATGGTCGAAGGCAAGCCGGGCTGTTCGCGTGACATAACAGCGTTTTTATCGGGTCTAGGGTGAGCAAACAAAACTTTCTGCTATGTGAGTTAGCGCACATCTTGCCGCTGGCACCCATTACCCGTTGCGGCGCGTAGCGCTGAATGATAAAACCGATGTCACAGGAATAACTTATTGCTTTATAGCGTGGTGAGGGGAAATGACTCAGGTCTTTAATTTTAGTTCTGGCCCGGCAGTATTACCGGCGGATGTGCTCAAACAAGCGCAACAAGAGCTGTGCGACTGGCAAGGTCTTGGAACGTCGGTGATGGAAATTAGCCATCGTGGTAAAGAGTTTATCCACGTGGCGGAAGAAGCAGAAAAGGATTTTCGCGACCTGCTGAATATTCCCTCTAACTATAAGGTTCTGTTCTGTCACGGCGGCGGTCGCGGCCAGTTCGCGGCTATTCCGTTGAACTTGCTGGGCGATAAAACCACCGCTGACTACGTTGATGCGGGCTACTGGGCGGCGAGCGCGGTAAAAGAAGCGAAAAAATACTGCTCACCGAACGTTATTGACGCCAAAATCACTGTTGATGGTCTGCGCGCGGTGAAACCGATGCGCGACTGGCAACTGAGCGATAATGCGGCCTATCTGCACTACTGTCCGAACGAAACGATCGACGGTATCGCGATCGATGAAACACCGGACTTTGGTGATGTGGTTGTCGCCGCTGACTTTTCCTCGACTATTCTCTCTCGTCAGATTGACGTAAGCCGTTTTGGCGTGATCTACGCAGGCGCGCAGAAAAATATCGGCCCGGCGGGTTTGACGCTGGTGATTGTGCGCGAAGATCTGCTGGGTAAAGCGCATCAGGCTTGCCCGTCGATCCTTGATTACACCGTGCTGAACGAAAACGACTCGATGTTTAACACGCCTCCGACCTTTGCCTGGTATCTCTCTGGGCTGGTGTTTAAGTGGCTGAAAAAACAGGGCGGTGTGGCAGCGATGGACAAAATCAACCAGCAAAAAGCCGATCTGTTGTACGGCGTGATCGACAGCAGCGATTTCTACCGCAACGATGTGGCGAAAGCGAACCGCTCGCGCATGAATGTGCCGTTCCAGCTGGCAGATAGCGCGCTCGATAAAGTCTTCCTGGAGGAGTCGTTCGCTGCGGGTCTACACGCGCTGAAAGGTCACCGTGTTGTCGGCGGGATGCGCGCCTCTATCTATAATGCGATGCCGTTAGCTGGCGTACAGGCGCTCACTGATTTCATGGTCGATTTCGAACGCCGCCACGGTTAATCGCACTGTTTTGACGTACCCCCGTAGTTTCACTGCGGGGGTTTTATTCTGTTAGTTGAGAGTGAAGTTTCATGGAATCCCTGACGTTACAACCCATCGCGCGAGTAGATGGCACCATCAATCTGCCTGGTTCAAAGAGTGTCTCCAACCGCGCCTTGTTGCTGGCCGCATTCGCTCGTGGCACGACTGTTCTGACTAACTTGCTGGACAGTGATGATGTGCGCCACATGCTCAATGCCCTCAGCGCGCTGGGAGTTCATTACACGTTGTCTGCCGATCGTACCCGTTGTGAAGTGACGGGGGTTGGTGGCCCGCTGCATTCAGCAGAAAAACTGGAGCTGTTTCTGGGTAACGCAGGAACTGCCATGCGTCCGTTGGCCGCCGCGCTGTGTCTTGGCGAAAACAATATTGTGCTGACTGGCGAGCCGCGCATGAAAGAGCGTCCGATTGGCCATCTGGTTGATGCGCTTCGTCAGGGCGGGGCAAAGGTTGATTATCTTGAGCAGGAAAATTATCCGCCACTGCATTTGCGCGGTGGCTTTACAGGTGGTGAAGTGAGTGTCGATGGCAGCGTTTCCAGCCAGTTTTTAACCGCATTGCTAATGGCAGCCCCGTTGGCACCCAACGACACGGTTATCACTATCAAAGGTGACCTGGTATCCAAACCGTATATTGATATCACACTGCATCTGATGAAGACCTTTGGCGTTGAGGTTGAAAACCAGCAATATCAACGCTTTGTTGTGCGCGGTGCGCAGCTATACCAGTCTCCAGGCCATTATCTGGTCGAGGGTGATGCGTCTTCTGCTTCTTATTTTCTCGCGGCCGGAGCAATCAAAGGCGGTACGGTGAAAGTGACCGGTATAGGCCGTAACAGCGTGCAGGGCGATATTCGCTTTGCTGATGTGCTGGAAAAAATGGGCGCGACCGTGGTCTGGGGCGATGATTATATTGCCTGCACCCGTGGTGAGTTGAACGCCATCGATATGGATATGAACCACATTCCCGATGCGGCAATGACCATCGCGACGGCAGCGCTGTTTGCCAAAGGCACGACCACTCTGCGTAATATCTATAACTGGCGCGTAAAAGAGACCGATCGCTTGTTCGCGATGGCGACAGAGTTGCGTAAAGTCGGGGCCGAAGTGGAAGAGGGCGAAGACTATATTCGCGTGACACCGCCTGCCAGGCTGCAGCTTGCGGAAATCGCAACTTATAACGACCACCGTATGGCGATGTGTTTCTCGCTGGTGGCGCTGTCTGATACGCCGGTCACCATTCTTGATCCGAAATGTACAGCGAAGACCTTCCCGGACTATTTCGAGCAATTAGCCCATATTAGTACGCTGGCATAACTTCCCCTCTTGCGGGCTGGTGTAAATCAGCCCGCTTCCCGCGCAATTATTCTACACTCAGCTGCATCCTCTTCGGTTATTCGCACGCAACAGTAACGGTTGTGGACATTGGCGCGTATAATGCGCGCGGTTATGTAACGATATGCCTTGATTAAGGAGAGAAAGATGACGGCAATTGCCCCGGTAATTACCATTGATGGGCCAAGCGGCGCGGGTAAAGGCACGCTTTGCAAGGCAATGGCGGAAGCGTTGCAATGGCATCTGTTGGATTCAGGCGCAATTTATCGTGTTCTGGCGCTCGCTGCGCTGCATCACCATGTCGATGTTTCTTCCGAAGATGTTTTGGTTCCGCTGGCAGCGCACCTGGATGTGCGTTTCGTGTCAACAAATGGCCATCTGGAAGTCATTCTGGAAGGCGAAGATGTCAGCAGCGAAATCCGTACTCAGGACGT is a window of Enterobacter sp. R4-368 DNA encoding:
- the focA gene encoding formate transporter FocA, producing the protein MKADNPFDLILPAEMAKVAEEAGVYKATKHPLKTFYLAITAGVFISIAFVFYITATTGSGAMPYGIAKLIGGVCFSLGLILCIICGADLFTSTVLIVVAKASGRITWGQLARNWINVYVGNLVGALLFVLLMWLSGEYMVANGGWGLNVLQTADHKVHHTFIEAVALGILANLMVCMAVWMSYSGRSLMDKAMIMVLPVAMFVASGFEHSIANMFMIPMGIVIRNFASPEFWTAVGSSPENFSHLTIMNFITDNLIPVTIGNIIGGGLLVGLTYWVIYLRGNDHH
- the ycaO gene encoding 30S ribosomal protein S12 methylthiotransferase accessory factor YcaO codes for the protein MTQTFIPGKDAALEDSIARFQQKLTDLGFNIEEASWLNPVPNVWSVHIRDKECALCFTNGKGATKKAALASALGEYFERLSTNYFFADFWLGDAIAQSPFVHYPNEKWFPLPEDDSLPEGILDARLRAYYDPQNELAAGMLVDLQSGNDERGICALPFTRQSDEQTVYIPMNIVGNLYVSNGMSAGNTRNEARVQGLSEVFERHIKNRIIAESISLPEIPQDVLARYPGVVEAIAKLEAEGFPIFAYDGSLGGKYPVICVVLFNPANGTCFASFGAHPDFGVALERTVTELLQGRGLKDLDVFTPPTFDDEEVAEHANLETHFIDSSGLISWDLFKQDADYPFVDWSFAGTTEEEFATLMAIFKAEDKEVYIADYEHLGVYACRILVPGMSDIYPAEDLWLANNTMGSHLRETILSLPGSEWEKEEYLSLIAQLDDEGHDDFTRVRELLGLATGKDNGWYTLRIGELKAMLALAGGDLDQALAWTEWTMEFNASIFSAERANYYRCLQTLLLLAQEEEREPLQYLNAFVRMYGAQAVEAASAALSGEAPFYDLQPADGSLQAFPAHQSLLAAYEKLQRAKRAFWSK
- a CDS encoding DUF421 domain-containing protein; translation: MKAFDLHRMALDKVPLEFLGEVALRSVYTFVLVFLFLKITGRRGVRQMSLFEVLIILTLGSAAGDVAFYDDVPMLPVLVVFITLALLYRFVMWLMSHSEKLEDLLEGKPVVIVENGELAWEKVHAANMTEFEFFMELRLNGVEQLGQIRLAIMETNGQISVYYFPDDEVKPGLCILPEGCSERFTTVPEAGDYVCVRCSKIVAMHKGEKQSCPRCANPEWSKASRAVRVT
- the serC gene encoding 3-phosphoserine/phosphohydroxythreonine transaminase — encoded protein: MTQVFNFSSGPAVLPADVLKQAQQELCDWQGLGTSVMEISHRGKEFIHVAEEAEKDFRDLLNIPSNYKVLFCHGGGRGQFAAIPLNLLGDKTTADYVDAGYWAASAVKEAKKYCSPNVIDAKITVDGLRAVKPMRDWQLSDNAAYLHYCPNETIDGIAIDETPDFGDVVVAADFSSTILSRQIDVSRFGVIYAGAQKNIGPAGLTLVIVREDLLGKAHQACPSILDYTVLNENDSMFNTPPTFAWYLSGLVFKWLKKQGGVAAMDKINQQKADLLYGVIDSSDFYRNDVAKANRSRMNVPFQLADSALDKVFLEESFAAGLHALKGHRVVGGMRASIYNAMPLAGVQALTDFMVDFERRHG
- the aroA gene encoding 3-phosphoshikimate 1-carboxyvinyltransferase, coding for MESLTLQPIARVDGTINLPGSKSVSNRALLLAAFARGTTVLTNLLDSDDVRHMLNALSALGVHYTLSADRTRCEVTGVGGPLHSAEKLELFLGNAGTAMRPLAAALCLGENNIVLTGEPRMKERPIGHLVDALRQGGAKVDYLEQENYPPLHLRGGFTGGEVSVDGSVSSQFLTALLMAAPLAPNDTVITIKGDLVSKPYIDITLHLMKTFGVEVENQQYQRFVVRGAQLYQSPGHYLVEGDASSASYFLAAGAIKGGTVKVTGIGRNSVQGDIRFADVLEKMGATVVWGDDYIACTRGELNAIDMDMNHIPDAAMTIATAALFAKGTTTLRNIYNWRVKETDRLFAMATELRKVGAEVEEGEDYIRVTPPARLQLAEIATYNDHRMAMCFSLVALSDTPVTILDPKCTAKTFPDYFEQLAHISTLA